In ANME-2 cluster archaeon, the following proteins share a genomic window:
- a CDS encoding DUF86 domain-containing protein translates to MLRGYQQHDVGDLIRDHTLRGAVERYIEVALECMIDIGEMIISKEKLKRPDTYREVFLLLGEYGILPNKFAEDLAPAAGFRNILVHMYAKIDVERVYYYLENNLDDLERFGEYIAQYLIRN, encoded by the coding sequence ATATTGAGAGGTTATCAGCAGCATGATGTTGGAGACCTTATACGTGACCATACATTGCGGGGGGCAGTGGAACGATATATAGAGGTTGCTCTTGAATGTATGATAGATATTGGTGAGATGATTATTTCTAAAGAGAAACTGAAACGACCTGATACGTACAGGGAGGTTTTCCTGCTCCTTGGTGAATATGGTATCCTGCCAAATAAATTTGCAGAAGATCTGGCGCCTGCAGCAGGGTTTCGGAATATCCTGGTTCACATGTATGCGAAAATTGATGTGGAGAGAGTCTATTATTATCTGGAAAATAATCTAGATGATTTGGAACGGTTTGGTGAGTATATAGCACAGTATCTGATTAGGAACTAA
- a CDS encoding nucleotidyltransferase domain-containing protein produces the protein MIYMMRFVQELNNFFQTTDSVYFAYLFGSVIRGDANELSDVDIAVMLDESLSKKDMLYVELNLINELTRVLKSDKIDLVVLNDAPLLLKYNIIKNGHVLKSDETKRIAFETRVMSRYLDEQYHIKRHTDVILQRIARGGFA, from the coding sequence ATGATTTATATGATGCGGTTTGTACAAGAACTGAATAACTTCTTCCAAACCACAGACAGTGTATACTTTGCCTATCTGTTCGGTTCTGTTATCAGGGGAGATGCAAACGAGTTGAGCGATGTCGATATCGCTGTTATGTTGGATGAAAGCCTTTCTAAAAAAGATATGCTTTATGTGGAACTGAACCTTATTAATGAGTTAACACGTGTGCTCAAGTCGGATAAGATAGATTTGGTCGTGTTAAATGATGCACCACTTCTTCTTAAATATAATATTATTAAGAACGGGCATGTTCTAAAATCTGATGAAACGAAACGCATAGCGTTCGAAACCCGTGTTATGTCCAGATATCTGGATGAACAGTATCACATAAAGCGGCATACTGACGTGATATTACAACGGATTGCCAGGGGCGGCTTTGCATGA
- a CDS encoding NTP transferase domain-containing protein: MKVIIPAAGTGTRLFPHTHTKPKSMVYIAGKPIIGHILDRMIDLEPEEIILIVGYRKELLIPYVNENYRDVFKIRFIDQDERLGLGHSIYLARDAVGNSDIMIALGDMIFKSGYLDFYEQHKNNGRCSGSIGVREVDEPQKYGIVELEPESSCVKKLEEKPANPASKLGIAGVYFIHDTPLLFNVLDWMLENTIKTRGEYQLTDAMQEMIKRGSGFKTFTVSSWYDCGHATSLLETNKVLLDEKENSNGNYEIVDSVIIHPVAIGENVRVANSVVGPYASIASGTIIENSIISNSVIGERTHISKANLQSSIIGDDANIAGKHNSLNIGDSSSIEF; the protein is encoded by the coding sequence ATGAAAGTAATTATACCCGCTGCCGGCACTGGCACACGATTGTTCCCTCATACTCACACCAAACCAAAATCAATGGTGTATATTGCAGGTAAACCTATTATTGGGCATATCCTTGACAGGATGATAGACCTTGAACCTGAAGAGATTATACTGATAGTTGGATACCGGAAGGAACTGTTGATACCTTATGTGAATGAAAATTACCGTGATGTGTTCAAGATACGATTTATTGACCAGGATGAAAGACTTGGTCTCGGACATTCCATATATCTGGCCAGGGATGCTGTTGGCAATTCTGACATTATGATCGCTCTGGGGGATATGATATTCAAATCCGGCTACCTGGATTTCTACGAACAGCATAAGAATAACGGCCGTTGTTCTGGTTCTATCGGTGTGAGGGAGGTAGATGAGCCACAAAAATACGGGATTGTTGAATTAGAACCGGAATCTTCATGTGTAAAAAAATTGGAGGAAAAACCCGCAAATCCTGCGTCGAAACTGGGGATTGCCGGTGTGTATTTTATCCATGATACTCCATTGTTGTTCAACGTGCTGGACTGGATGCTTGAGAATACTATCAAGACGCGGGGAGAGTACCAGTTGACCGATGCCATGCAGGAGATGATAAAGCGCGGCAGCGGATTTAAGACTTTTACTGTTTCCAGCTGGTACGACTGCGGACATGCCACTTCCCTGCTTGAGACGAATAAAGTACTGCTGGATGAAAAGGAAAATTCGAACGGGAACTATGAGATTGTGGATTCGGTTATTATCCACCCGGTTGCTATAGGGGAAAATGTCAGGGTGGCCAATTCGGTTGTCGGGCCATATGCTTCGATTGCAAGTGGTACTATCATTGAGAATTCAATTATTTCCAATAGTGTGATCGGTGAGCGAACACATATTTCAAAGGCAAATCTGCAGTCATCCATTATTGGTGACGATGCAAATATTGCGGGAAAACACAATTCACTGAATATCGGGGATTCCTCTTCGATCGAGTTTTAG